A genomic region of Dickeya solani IPO 2222 contains the following coding sequences:
- a CDS encoding carbohydrate ABC transporter permease has protein sequence MKVMNPEPASLAVMSQGSGVFTRRLRKYWPYLLILPSFGLLLLFTFYPLLQGFWMSVFQRGVVVLPQVASTQPKFVGIDNFIQVFTDPEFQHVLLRTVVFVVFAVPLNLVIALCMALLLAPQMRGFGLARTIVFFPSMISLLTIGIMWKWLFGYNSGLINYVLSLVDISPVPWLQQETMAQIAVVIVWVWASAGFNMMILLAGLTAIPEDLYEASRMDGTSRWRTFWRITLPLLQPSVVVVVVLSSIEAFKVYELVISLTGGGPGRATVYLIQTIYENAFMQPATAGVAAAQSVVLFVILFALSVIQLRLSRSFK, from the coding sequence ATGAAAGTGATGAATCCGGAGCCGGCCAGTCTGGCAGTCATGTCGCAAGGTTCGGGAGTGTTTACTCGTCGTCTCAGGAAGTACTGGCCTTATTTGTTGATATTGCCGTCGTTTGGGTTGTTGCTGTTGTTCACCTTCTATCCATTACTGCAAGGGTTTTGGATGTCGGTATTTCAACGCGGTGTGGTGGTGTTGCCTCAGGTCGCCAGCACGCAGCCTAAATTCGTCGGGATCGATAACTTTATCCAGGTATTTACTGACCCCGAATTTCAGCACGTGCTGCTGCGCACGGTGGTGTTTGTGGTATTTGCCGTGCCGCTTAATCTGGTCATCGCTCTGTGTATGGCGCTGTTGCTGGCGCCCCAGATGCGGGGATTCGGACTGGCGCGAACCATCGTCTTTTTCCCGTCGATGATAAGCCTGCTGACCATCGGCATCATGTGGAAATGGCTGTTTGGTTATAACTCTGGATTAATCAACTATGTACTGAGCCTGGTGGATATCAGCCCGGTTCCCTGGCTACAACAAGAAACCATGGCGCAGATTGCGGTGGTGATTGTGTGGGTGTGGGCCAGCGCGGGCTTCAATATGATGATCCTGTTGGCGGGATTAACGGCCATTCCGGAGGATTTGTATGAGGCCTCCCGCATGGACGGAACCAGCCGCTGGCGCACCTTCTGGCGCATTACCCTGCCGCTGCTGCAACCCAGCGTGGTGGTCGTGGTGGTGCTGTCATCGATAGAAGCCTTCAAGGTCTACGAACTGGTGATTTCGCTGACGGGCGGTGGGCCGGGACGCGCCACCGTCTATCTGATTCAGACCATTTATGAAAACGCCTTCATGCAACCGGCGACAGCAGGGGTTGCAGCGGCACAATCGGTGGTGCTGTTCGTGATTTTGTTCGCGCTGTCGGTCATCCAACTTCGTCTGTCGAGGAGTTTCAAATGA
- a CDS encoding carbohydrate ABC transporter permease, giving the protein MKGSSLLTRWIIIGFMLLFFLLPPIWIFSNALKSVDEIFAWPPSLWPQNVTLENFVDVFVNTNFVHTLGNSFFVSVLSSLLSVTISVMAGYALAKFRFRGDTLVFMVIMCALMIPLQIILIPIFLLLRDLHLLNTLWGVIIAPAATPTGVFLMRQYIRNIPDSLLEAARLEGTGEWRILWRIVVPLSLPAIATLAAFTFVWRWNDFLWPFLVISDQSQWTVQLALASNVGQFDINWPRLLAMSAMAVLPMLAIFLTLQRYFMNGLMAGATKE; this is encoded by the coding sequence ATGAAGGGGTCATCTCTGCTGACGCGCTGGATAATCATTGGTTTCATGCTGCTGTTTTTCCTGTTGCCGCCAATCTGGATTTTTTCCAACGCGCTGAAGTCGGTCGATGAGATTTTCGCCTGGCCGCCATCGCTGTGGCCGCAAAACGTGACGCTGGAGAATTTTGTCGATGTGTTCGTCAACACCAACTTTGTTCATACGCTCGGCAACTCCTTTTTCGTTTCCGTCCTGTCATCGCTGCTGTCGGTAACGATAAGCGTCATGGCGGGCTACGCGTTGGCGAAGTTCCGGTTTCGGGGGGATACGCTGGTTTTCATGGTCATCATGTGTGCGCTGATGATCCCGCTGCAGATTATCCTGATTCCGATTTTCCTGCTGCTGCGCGACTTGCATCTGCTCAATACGCTGTGGGGGGTGATTATCGCGCCGGCGGCGACGCCCACCGGGGTGTTCCTGATGCGGCAGTATATCCGCAACATTCCTGACAGCCTGCTGGAAGCGGCGCGTCTGGAAGGCACCGGAGAGTGGCGAATCTTGTGGCGTATCGTGGTGCCGCTGTCGTTACCGGCAATCGCCACACTGGCGGCCTTTACCTTCGTCTGGCGTTGGAATGATTTTCTATGGCCGTTTCTGGTCATCAGCGATCAGAGCCAATGGACGGTGCAACTAGCGCTGGCCAGTAACGTCGGTCAGTTTGATATTAACTGGCCGCGCCTGTTAGCGATGTCGGCGATGGCGGTATTGCCGATGCTGGCGATTTTCCTGACGCTACAACGCTATTTCATGAACGGATTGATGGCTGGCGCGACCAAGGAGTAA
- the uca gene encoding urea carboxylase — MFERVLIANRGAIAVRIIRTLKKMGVKAIVVYAEADRHSLHVRQADEAWPLGDGPVRDTYLNQDKLLHIAAQSGAQAIHPGYGFLSENAGFVTRCEQAGLVFLGPTVAQMTAFGLKHQARALAQQNDVPLLPGSSLLTSLDSACEQARRIGYPVMLKSTAGGGGIGMQRCNDEDQLADAFTRVKRLAGNNFADDGVFLEKFIARARHIEVQVFGDGRGNVIALGERDCSAQRRNQKVIEETPAPNLGDSVRAELQATAIRLCQAVNYRSAGTVEYVYDESSKQFWFLEVNTRLQVEHGVTEMVYGVDIVQWMVTLGAGCLPPLHTLAATPRGHAMQVRLYAEDPAKQFQPCAGLLSNVSFPEALPGLTLRIDHWLDNGCEVSPFYDPMLAKVLVHGDSRDAALDGMAQALNATSLYGIETNLDWLRHLLTLPAVRRGEIITATLGSVVWQPATLDVLSGGTLTTVQDAPGRTGYWHVGVPPSGPFDVRSFRLGNQLLGNASDAAGLEITLRGPTLRFNRDCAFAITGAAIDARLDNTPVTGWRIHHARAGQTLTLGDIQGAGCRSYLLLAGGLACPTYLGSRSTFTLGKFGGHAGRALRAGDVLHLAAPALPVADAVLPAPDWNSHWQLRVVYGPHGAPDYFTPEDIEAFFAADWQVHYNSSRTGIRLIGPKPQWARTDGGEAGMHPSNIHDNAYAFGTVDFTGDMPVILGPDGPSLGGFVCPATVIHTDLWKLGQLKAGDRIRFTPVTLEQADDLAREAEYAISAARQTAEPTIAASCPSPVLYRRPAQNDRPSVTCLAAGDRFLLLEYGEHRLDIALRFRVHALMQWLERHPLPGVQELTPGIRSLQIHFDSLQCPRSALLTHLQQADDALGNLQDAAVPSRTVWLPLSWDDDACREAITRYTQSVRPGAPWCPSNIEFIRRINGLDSVDQVKDIVFSARYLVMGLGDVYLGAPVATPLDPRHRLVTTKYNPARTWTAENSVGIGGAYLCVYGMEGPGGYQFIGRTLQMWNRDRQTDAFRQPWLLRFFDQIRFYPVTAQELLAARERFPWGDYPLRTEEGEFRLADYQRNLVEQQPAIDAFQQQRQRAFDEELARWRADGQFTFDSSLQETAADDDAVPADCYGVESQVAGSVWQWLVTPGDTVSAGQLVGILESMKMEIPITAPIAGIIHTLYRQPGHQVQAGQLLMVIEPAEH, encoded by the coding sequence ATGTTTGAGCGAGTACTGATTGCCAACCGTGGCGCTATTGCGGTGCGTATCATCCGCACCCTGAAAAAAATGGGCGTGAAGGCCATCGTCGTTTATGCCGAAGCGGATCGTCATTCGCTGCACGTGCGTCAGGCGGACGAAGCCTGGCCGCTGGGCGACGGCCCGGTGCGCGACACCTACCTGAATCAGGACAAATTACTGCACATCGCCGCGCAAAGCGGCGCACAGGCCATTCACCCCGGCTACGGTTTTCTGAGCGAAAACGCCGGCTTTGTCACCCGCTGTGAGCAGGCGGGCCTGGTATTCCTCGGCCCGACCGTGGCGCAGATGACCGCTTTCGGCCTCAAGCATCAGGCGCGCGCGCTGGCGCAGCAGAATGACGTGCCGCTGCTGCCCGGTAGCAGCCTGCTTACCTCGCTGGACAGTGCCTGCGAGCAGGCGCGGCGCATTGGTTATCCGGTGATGTTAAAGAGCACCGCGGGCGGCGGCGGCATCGGCATGCAGCGCTGCAATGACGAAGACCAGTTGGCCGATGCCTTTACCCGCGTGAAACGGCTGGCGGGCAACAACTTCGCCGACGACGGCGTGTTTCTGGAAAAATTCATCGCCCGCGCCCGCCACATCGAAGTGCAGGTGTTCGGCGACGGCCGGGGCAACGTCATTGCCCTTGGCGAGCGCGACTGTTCCGCCCAGCGCCGCAACCAGAAAGTGATTGAGGAAACCCCGGCCCCCAACCTTGGCGACAGCGTGCGCGCCGAACTGCAGGCCACCGCCATCCGGCTGTGTCAGGCGGTGAACTACCGCAGCGCAGGCACGGTCGAGTATGTGTACGACGAAAGCAGCAAGCAGTTCTGGTTTCTGGAGGTCAACACCCGCCTGCAGGTGGAACACGGCGTGACCGAGATGGTGTACGGCGTCGACATCGTGCAGTGGATGGTGACGCTGGGCGCCGGTTGCCTGCCGCCGCTCCACACACTTGCCGCCACACCGCGCGGCCACGCCATGCAGGTGCGGCTGTACGCCGAAGATCCGGCCAAACAGTTCCAGCCCTGCGCCGGACTGCTGAGCAACGTCAGTTTTCCGGAGGCGCTGCCCGGCCTTACCCTGCGTATCGACCACTGGCTGGACAACGGCTGCGAGGTGTCGCCGTTTTATGACCCGATGCTGGCGAAAGTCCTCGTTCACGGTGACAGCCGAGACGCCGCGCTCGACGGTATGGCGCAAGCGCTGAACGCCACGTCGCTGTACGGCATCGAAACCAATCTCGACTGGCTGCGCCACCTGCTGACCCTGCCCGCCGTCAGGCGTGGAGAAATCATCACCGCGACGCTGGGCAGCGTCGTCTGGCAGCCCGCTACGCTAGATGTCCTCAGCGGCGGCACGCTCACCACCGTGCAGGATGCGCCCGGCCGAACCGGCTACTGGCATGTCGGCGTGCCGCCTTCCGGTCCGTTCGACGTTCGCTCCTTCCGGCTCGGCAACCAGTTGCTGGGCAACGCGTCGGACGCCGCCGGGCTGGAGATTACCCTGCGCGGCCCAACGCTGCGCTTCAACCGCGACTGCGCTTTCGCCATTACCGGCGCCGCCATCGACGCCCGGCTGGATAATACCCCTGTCACCGGCTGGCGGATTCATCACGCCCGCGCCGGGCAAACGCTGACGCTTGGCGATATTCAGGGCGCCGGCTGCCGCAGCTACCTGTTGCTGGCCGGCGGTCTGGCCTGCCCGACGTATCTGGGCAGCCGCAGCACCTTCACGCTCGGCAAATTCGGCGGCCATGCCGGGCGGGCGCTGCGCGCCGGCGACGTCCTGCATCTGGCCGCCCCCGCGCTGCCTGTCGCTGATGCCGTCTTACCCGCCCCCGACTGGAACTCTCACTGGCAATTGCGGGTGGTTTACGGGCCGCACGGCGCGCCGGACTACTTTACCCCAGAGGATATCGAGGCGTTTTTCGCCGCCGACTGGCAGGTGCATTACAACTCCAGCCGCACCGGCATCCGGCTGATTGGCCCGAAACCTCAGTGGGCGCGAACCGACGGCGGCGAAGCCGGCATGCACCCGTCCAATATCCATGACAACGCCTACGCCTTCGGCACGGTGGACTTTACCGGCGATATGCCGGTCATCCTGGGGCCGGACGGCCCGTCGCTGGGCGGGTTCGTCTGCCCGGCCACGGTGATCCACACCGATTTATGGAAACTCGGCCAGTTAAAAGCAGGCGACCGCATTCGTTTCACACCGGTGACTCTGGAGCAGGCGGACGACCTGGCGCGCGAAGCGGAATACGCCATCTCCGCCGCTCGTCAGACCGCGGAACCGACTATCGCCGCCAGTTGCCCGTCGCCCGTGCTGTACCGCCGACCGGCGCAAAACGATCGACCATCGGTGACCTGTCTGGCGGCAGGCGATCGCTTCCTGTTGTTGGAGTACGGCGAGCACCGGCTGGATATCGCCCTGCGTTTTCGCGTGCACGCGCTGATGCAGTGGCTGGAACGGCATCCGTTGCCGGGCGTGCAGGAGCTGACGCCGGGTATCCGCTCGCTGCAAATCCATTTCGATAGCCTGCAATGCCCGCGCAGCGCGCTGCTGACGCATCTGCAGCAAGCGGACGACGCGCTCGGCAACCTGCAGGATGCCGCCGTTCCCTCCCGCACCGTGTGGCTGCCGCTCAGCTGGGACGACGACGCCTGCCGCGAGGCTATCACCCGTTATACCCAGTCGGTCAGGCCCGGCGCTCCCTGGTGCCCCAGCAACATCGAATTCATCCGTCGCATCAACGGACTGGATTCGGTGGACCAGGTTAAAGACATCGTGTTCAGCGCCCGCTATCTGGTGATGGGACTGGGAGACGTCTACCTCGGCGCGCCGGTCGCCACCCCGCTCGACCCGCGCCACCGGCTGGTCACCACCAAGTACAACCCGGCCCGCACCTGGACGGCGGAAAACTCGGTCGGTATCGGCGGCGCCTATCTGTGTGTATACGGCATGGAAGGCCCCGGCGGCTATCAGTTCATCGGCCGCACGTTACAGATGTGGAACCGCGATCGACAAACCGACGCCTTCCGTCAGCCCTGGTTGCTGCGGTTCTTCGATCAGATTCGCTTTTATCCGGTTACCGCGCAGGAGCTGCTGGCTGCCCGCGAGCGCTTTCCGTGGGGAGATTACCCATTGCGTACCGAAGAAGGGGAGTTCCGCCTCGCCGACTATCAGCGGAATCTGGTGGAACAGCAACCGGCGATCGACGCTTTCCAGCAGCAACGCCAGCGGGCATTTGACGAGGAACTGGCGCGCTGGCGCGCCGACGGCCAGTTCACCTTCGACAGCAGCTTGCAGGAAACCGCCGCCGATGACGATGCCGTTCCGGCCGATTGTTACGGCGTGGAAAGCCAGGTGGCGGGCAGCGTCTGGCAATGGCTGGTTACCCCCGGAGACACCGTCAGCGCCGGTCAACTGGTGGGGATTCTGGAGTCGATGAAAATGGAAATTCCCATCACCGCGCCGATCGCCGGCATTATCCACACGCTGTATCGTCAACCCGGTCATCAGGTGCAAGCGGGGCAGTTGCTGATGGTGATCGAACCGGCGGAGCATTAA
- a CDS encoding urea amidolyase associated protein UAAP2 has product MIQTSQRDPATAVYRATLPAGDYWLHRIEAGQTLRITDLEGNQAADTLFYNADDTAERYSVTDTLREQRNVFLTTGSVLRSNEDRPMLEIVADTCGRHDTLGGACATESNTVRYDLEKRHMHACRDSWMLAVAQHPEYHLTKRDITHNINFFMNVPVTREGGLTFADGISAPGKYVEMVAKMNVLVLISNCPQLNNPCNGYNPTPIDIAVW; this is encoded by the coding sequence ATGATCCAGACCAGTCAGCGCGACCCCGCCACGGCGGTTTACCGCGCCACCCTTCCCGCCGGCGACTACTGGCTGCACCGCATCGAAGCCGGTCAGACGCTGCGAATTACCGATCTCGAAGGTAATCAGGCCGCCGACACCCTGTTCTACAACGCCGACGATACCGCCGAGCGCTACAGCGTGACCGATACCCTGCGCGAGCAGCGTAACGTATTTCTCACTACCGGCAGCGTACTACGCTCCAATGAAGACCGCCCGATGCTGGAAATCGTGGCGGACACCTGCGGGCGTCACGACACCCTCGGCGGCGCCTGCGCCACCGAGAGCAACACGGTGCGCTACGACCTGGAAAAACGCCACATGCACGCCTGCCGCGACAGTTGGATGCTGGCGGTGGCGCAACACCCGGAATACCACCTGACCAAACGCGACATCACCCACAACATCAACTTTTTCATGAACGTGCCGGTGACGCGGGAAGGCGGGTTGACCTTCGCCGACGGCATCTCCGCACCGGGGAAATACGTGGAAATGGTGGCGAAAATGAACGTACTGGTGCTGATTTCCAATTGTCCGCAGTTGAACAATCCCTGTAACGGCTACAACCCCACCCCGATCGACATCGCCGTCTGGTAA
- a CDS encoding urea amidolyase associated protein UAAP1: MNDHYQTELPAGSHWSLVMRRGTALRLTDIEGGANVGMLFYNPENPLERYNAPDTLKCQHTFRLTAGHCLYSDMGRIFCGIETDSFGWHETVCGTSNAQQVPRQFGELNYQQARNSRHQNGYDSFLVELAKYGLGKRDMAACVNFFARVSSDDDGNLTLERQGQAGAGVTLRFAMDTLVILHTCPHPLNTAADYPHHPALLTLDYQRAPLPDICLARPENRRGLRNNTLYYLAEQPQGV, encoded by the coding sequence ATGAACGATCATTATCAGACCGAACTGCCCGCCGGATCGCACTGGTCGCTGGTTATGCGCCGCGGTACCGCGCTGCGCCTGACCGACATCGAAGGCGGCGCCAACGTGGGCATGCTGTTCTATAACCCGGAAAATCCGCTGGAGCGTTACAACGCGCCGGACACGCTCAAATGCCAGCACACGTTTCGTCTGACCGCCGGGCACTGCCTGTACTCGGATATGGGCCGTATTTTCTGCGGCATCGAAACCGACAGTTTCGGCTGGCATGAAACCGTGTGCGGCACCAGCAACGCGCAGCAGGTGCCGCGTCAGTTCGGCGAACTGAACTACCAGCAGGCGCGTAACAGCCGTCACCAAAACGGCTACGACAGCTTTCTGGTGGAACTGGCGAAATACGGCCTCGGCAAACGCGACATGGCCGCCTGCGTCAACTTTTTCGCCCGCGTGAGCAGCGACGACGACGGCAACCTGACGCTGGAACGGCAGGGGCAGGCCGGTGCCGGCGTCACGCTGCGTTTCGCTATGGATACGCTGGTTATCCTGCATACCTGCCCGCATCCGCTCAACACCGCCGCCGACTATCCGCACCATCCGGCCCTGCTGACGCTGGACTATCAGCGCGCGCCGCTGCCGGACATCTGTCTGGCACGACCGGAGAACCGGCGCGGGCTGCGCAACAACACGCTTTACTATCTGGCTGAGCAACCACAAGGAGTCTGA
- a CDS encoding ABC transporter ATP-binding protein produces the protein MSLLKLKNIRKEYDGQVVLERLNVSVEEGEFVSIVGASGCGKTTFLKMLLGTESPSSGQLLLDDAPMPQEPDEHRGVVFQRYSVFPHLSVAENVMLGAEFAEARWLGRVWGKRRRALHAGAMAMLRQVGLEQSAHKYPHQLSGGMQQRLALAQALIKRPRILLLDEPFGALDPGIRAEMHQLISQLWQEHRLTIFMITHDLKEGFSLGSRLWVFDKIRQDPQAPDAFGASITYDLPLERAPAGVRTPVGELTDGRRHVA, from the coding sequence ATGTCGTTGTTAAAACTTAAAAACATCAGGAAAGAGTACGACGGTCAGGTGGTGCTGGAACGGCTCAATGTCTCGGTCGAGGAAGGCGAATTCGTCTCCATCGTCGGCGCATCCGGCTGCGGCAAAACCACCTTTCTCAAGATGCTGCTCGGTACCGAAAGCCCCAGCAGCGGTCAGTTGTTGCTCGACGACGCGCCCATGCCCCAAGAGCCGGACGAACACCGCGGCGTGGTGTTCCAGCGCTACTCGGTTTTCCCTCACCTCAGCGTGGCGGAAAACGTCATGCTCGGCGCGGAATTCGCCGAAGCTCGCTGGCTGGGCCGGGTGTGGGGCAAACGACGCCGCGCGCTCCACGCCGGGGCGATGGCGATGCTGCGCCAGGTAGGGCTGGAGCAATCCGCCCATAAGTACCCGCATCAGCTGTCCGGCGGCATGCAGCAGCGACTGGCGCTGGCGCAGGCGTTGATCAAACGGCCGCGCATTCTGCTGCTGGATGAGCCGTTCGGCGCGCTGGACCCCGGCATCCGCGCTGAAATGCACCAGTTAATCAGCCAGTTATGGCAGGAGCACCGCCTGACCATTTTCATGATCACCCACGACCTTAAAGAAGGTTTTTCACTCGGGTCGCGCCTGTGGGTGTTCGACAAGATCCGCCAGGACCCGCAAGCGCCAGACGCTTTTGGCGCCAGCATCACCTACGACCTTCCGCTGGAGCGCGCGCCTGCCGGCGTGCGTACCCCGGTGGGAGAACTGACTGACGGGCGGCGACACGTCGCCTGA
- a CDS encoding ABC transporter permease, with protein sequence MRKLINYQPLPLTRGMMGFLPLLALLLVYLMASDARLAVNAADKLLPGMGAMADAMHRMAFEPNERTGEYLLWTDSVASLLRLLTGVGLSALLALVFGLLCGALPSVRATLSPLITLFALIPPLAVLPVLFICFGLGELSKVVLIMVGITPFIIRDLQLYIQSLPQEQLVKAQTLGGHSGQILWRVILPQLMPRLLDAVRLSLSSAWLFLIAAEAIAATNGLGYRIFLMRRYLAMDVILPYVAWITALAFLLDVLLRVISRRGWPWYYSK encoded by the coding sequence ATGCGCAAACTGATTAACTACCAGCCGCTGCCGCTGACGCGCGGGATGATGGGGTTTCTGCCGCTGCTGGCGCTGCTGCTGGTCTACCTGATGGCGTCCGACGCCCGGCTGGCGGTAAACGCCGCCGACAAGCTGCTGCCGGGGATGGGCGCGATGGCGGACGCCATGCATCGCATGGCGTTTGAGCCCAACGAACGCACCGGCGAATACCTGTTGTGGACCGACAGCGTCGCCAGCTTGCTGCGGCTGTTAACCGGCGTGGGCTTAAGCGCGCTGCTGGCGCTGGTGTTCGGCCTGCTGTGCGGCGCGCTGCCGTCGGTACGGGCCACCCTGTCGCCGCTGATCACCCTGTTTGCGCTAATCCCGCCGCTGGCGGTGCTGCCAGTCCTGTTCATCTGTTTCGGGCTGGGCGAGTTGTCGAAAGTGGTGCTGATCATGGTGGGTATCACGCCGTTCATCATCCGCGACCTGCAACTCTACATCCAGAGCCTGCCGCAGGAGCAACTGGTCAAGGCGCAAACCCTCGGCGGCCACAGCGGCCAGATCCTGTGGCGGGTGATCCTGCCGCAGCTGATGCCGCGCCTGCTGGATGCAGTACGCCTCTCGCTCAGTTCCGCCTGGCTGTTCCTGATCGCCGCCGAAGCCATCGCCGCCACCAACGGGCTGGGCTACCGCATCTTCCTGATGCGCCGCTATCTGGCGATGGACGTCATTCTGCCTTACGTCGCCTGGATCACGGCGCTGGCGTTCCTGCTCGATGTGCTGCTGCGGGTCATCAGCCGTCGCGGCTGGCCCTGGTATTACTCGAAATGA
- a CDS encoding putative urea ABC transporter substrate-binding protein — translation MKTIQRLLLVCALALCSAGALAANKPAFKLCWSIYAGWMPWDYAQQQDIIKKWADKYGIDIQFVQVNDYIESVNQYTAGGFDGCAMTNMDALTIPAVGGVDSTALIVGDYSNGNDGILIKGTNSLATLKGKPINLVQLSVSHYLLARALEKNGMSEKDINVVNTADADLVAAFGTSDVQAIVTWNPLLAEAKKQPGSQLAFSSAQIPGEILDLLVVNTATLKQHPELGKALTGAWYETLQVMSGDSSAARQARTFMGQAAGTDLAGFDEQLAATHLFATPKQALEFVQNAQLKATMQSVAEFSFRHGLLGDGAPGADVVGVSTPAGLWGNTGNVKLRFSDEFLKLAADNKL, via the coding sequence ATGAAAACGATTCAACGATTACTGCTTGTTTGCGCATTGGCGCTGTGCAGCGCTGGTGCGCTGGCCGCCAACAAACCCGCTTTCAAACTCTGCTGGTCCATTTACGCCGGCTGGATGCCGTGGGACTACGCCCAGCAACAAGACATCATCAAAAAATGGGCCGACAAATACGGCATCGATATCCAGTTTGTCCAGGTCAACGACTACATCGAATCCGTTAACCAGTACACCGCCGGCGGTTTTGACGGCTGCGCGATGACCAACATGGACGCCCTGACCATTCCGGCGGTCGGCGGCGTGGACAGCACTGCGCTTATCGTCGGCGACTACTCAAACGGCAACGACGGCATTCTGATCAAAGGCACCAACAGCCTGGCTACGCTCAAAGGCAAGCCGATCAATCTGGTCCAGTTGTCAGTATCTCATTACCTGCTGGCGCGAGCGCTGGAAAAGAACGGCATGAGCGAGAAAGACATCAACGTGGTGAACACCGCCGATGCCGATCTGGTCGCCGCCTTCGGCACGTCGGACGTGCAGGCCATCGTTACCTGGAACCCGTTGCTGGCGGAAGCCAAAAAGCAGCCGGGCAGCCAGCTGGCGTTTTCTTCCGCCCAAATCCCCGGCGAAATCCTCGACCTGCTGGTGGTCAATACCGCCACGTTGAAGCAACACCCCGAACTGGGCAAAGCCCTGACCGGCGCCTGGTATGAAACCCTGCAAGTTATGTCCGGCGACAGCAGTGCCGCCCGCCAGGCCCGCACCTTCATGGGGCAGGCCGCCGGTACCGACCTGGCCGGATTTGATGAGCAACTGGCCGCCACCCACCTGTTCGCCACCCCGAAACAGGCGCTGGAGTTCGTCCAGAACGCTCAGTTGAAAGCCACCATGCAGTCAGTGGCGGAGTTCTCCTTCCGTCACGGCCTGCTGGGCGACGGCGCACCGGGCGCAGACGTGGTGGGGGTATCCACTCCGGCTGGTCTGTGGGGCAACACCGGCAACGTCAAACTGCGCTTCAGCGATGAGTTCCTGAAGCTGGCGGCCGACAACAAGCTGTAA
- a CDS encoding DUF3053 domain-containing protein translates to MMLADYRSRWLLPVIMLVAALQLSACGDKDKDARQAFITFLQGISQQEGRQLPALSEQQKQSFGRFTQDYAVMTAFNQQLDQALTGSLTPILDVVSRIRVPQDYVTQRDNLRQALGGLNMLSPQVQNAKTQADNAHRALKQPEELQTVYDKVYNRAVSLPANAMVTVVPASTSFAQSVVQVGDYLQTQGNQVVFGNSGVQFHTQQQVDQYNSMMTDIANQQQKLFTTLKSQNFLPH, encoded by the coding sequence ATGATGTTGGCGGATTACCGTTCGCGCTGGCTGCTGCCAGTGATTATGTTGGTTGCGGCGTTGCAACTGTCGGCTTGTGGCGACAAGGATAAGGACGCGCGTCAGGCGTTCATCACCTTCCTGCAGGGGATTTCACAGCAGGAAGGGCGCCAGTTGCCGGCGTTGTCCGAACAGCAGAAACAGAGCTTCGGGCGTTTTACCCAGGATTACGCTGTGATGACCGCTTTCAATCAGCAGCTGGATCAAGCGCTGACGGGCAGCCTGACGCCGATACTGGACGTGGTGTCCCGCATTCGCGTGCCGCAGGACTACGTTACCCAGCGCGATAACCTGCGTCAGGCGCTTGGTGGCCTCAACATGCTGAGTCCGCAGGTGCAGAACGCTAAAACCCAGGCGGATAACGCTCACCGGGCGCTCAAACAGCCGGAAGAATTGCAGACGGTATACGACAAGGTCTATAACCGCGCTGTTTCCCTGCCGGCTAATGCCATGGTGACGGTAGTGCCGGCCAGCACATCGTTTGCGCAGAGCGTGGTGCAGGTGGGTGATTATCTGCAGACGCAAGGCAATCAGGTGGTGTTTGGCAACAGCGGCGTACAATTCCACACCCAGCAGCAGGTGGATCAGTACAACAGCATGATGACCGACATTGCCAATCAGCAGCAGAAATTGTTCACGACGCTCAAATCCCAGAATTTCCTGCCTCACTAA